The following is a genomic window from Globicephala melas chromosome 6, mGloMel1.2, whole genome shotgun sequence.
GACTGTGTTTCTTCCCTTGCCCCATTAGGTATTTCCTACCCCACATGTGGTCCGTGCTCTCCAAACTGTCTTTGAATTCAATGTCCAGGGCTTTGCAGGAGGGGCCATGGGGGCTGTGAATGGAATGCAGCCCCATGGTGTTCCTGATAGATCCAGTGTCCAGTCTGATGAAGTCTGGGTGGGTGTGGTCTACGGGCTGGCAGCCACCATGATCCAAGAGGTAATTCACTCCCTTCCCCAACTCTCTGCAATCTGTACCTTGGCCTAGCAAACTTCCTCAGCCATCAAACTTATGTACAGCCTGATTCAATGTCATCTTATCCATCCAGAGAGCCTCCCCCTTTTCCCTGGCATGCATTCTTTCTCCTGCCTTCAGGCTTCTGCCTGTGAGTCAAGTTTATCTCCCCCACTGGCTGGGAACTCCCTGAGGGCACAGACCCTATTCTCTCCATCTGTCCAGCTGAAATAGCTACTCAGAGGTTGCCAAGTAATATGACTGCCATCTCTCCCGACAGGGCCTGACTTGGGAGGGCTTCCGGACAGCTGAAGGCTGCTACCGTACTGTGTGGGAACGCCTGGGCCTGGCCTTCCAGACGCCTGAGGCGTACTGCCAGCAGCAGGTGTTCCGCTCGCTGGCCTACATGCGGCCGCTGAGCATCTGGGCCATGCAGCTggccctgcagcagcagcagcataaAAAGGCCCCTGGGCCAATCGCCAAACAGGACACGGGACTGAGCACCAGGCCCAAACTTGGACCAAAGGAAGCCGTGGCAAACCCAAGCCCAGAGTGCGCCTCGTGAACTGTGGAAGGAGGCGCTAACAGCCCAGCCTTCAGCCtggcccttcctcctcctccacaccCACCCCCACTCTCCTGCAGCCCTGAGCCACCAGGACAATCatgccctcccttctccccacccaacCGCGCCAGTAAAGAGGGGTTGAGGGTGACCCATGCGTCAGAatcacttatttatttctttcttcaccCCATCCCCTCACTGCATGAAGTGTTCAAGGAGGTCAGTTGATTCCCCCAGGCCCATTCATGGGGTGACAGACATACATGGGTACAAATAAAAGACCCAGAAAGCCAGTAAGTGTGGTGTGTTTGAGTCCTCAGGCTTCCTGACAGGGCACCAGGACCTGAGGCGAGCCCCCTCCCGTCCCTTTTCCTCTGAACACAGACTGGGGGCTGCAGACCATGACTGAGGCCCCCACATCCTCACACCTAGCCTGAATATCTGCCCGGCAAGATAACAGACCGTGGAGCTGTGGGTAGAGAGCCATCCTCCCTCACTTGTGAGATTTGCATGCAGGGGAGAGATGGGACCTGGGCAGGAGGACGCTGAGAAACTGTCAGGCAGTGTTAACTTCAGGGGAGGCTCTGTGCTAGGAGCTTGAGGCATGTGATAGAAGAGGCAGCAAGAATTGCTAGGAGCCTGGAGCTCATGGTCCAAGCTGTCTTTTGGTACCTCTGACTGCAGGGCAGGCAGCTCCAGCTGGGGAGGGTCCTCGCTGGGGAGGGCACGAAGCTGGCGGGACAACACTGAGGAGACAAATGCCCTTCAGGGCAGGCTGGGCTTCTCCCCTAGCCCTTCCTTAATGGTATCCTCAAGGATCTCACCTCCACGCTCAGCTGGCAGACTCCCCCTTGTGTCCGACGAGTACATCACAGGTACgaaaaggagacagaaagagaacagCAGGACCTACAGCACAGGAGAAACGAGATGAAGAAGGGCTTTGCATTGCACCCCTATCCGTGCCACCTGAGAAGAGAATCTCTCCTTCCATCACCATCCTCACCAAGACACAGGTGCTGCCGCTGCTGGCTTTGTTTGCTGTCTGAATCATCATGGCCTGGAGTCTCCTCAACTGATCCAAAAGGGACCTAGAGGAAGAGAGGGGACAGACAGCAGGCCCTGGCCTGGCACCCTGACATACAACAAAACCCTCCTGTTAAGTTCATCCCCTCCACCTGTGCACTGGATCCTCTCTTACTTTTGGACCTATTTTTGCAAGTGATCTCTTCCTCTCTGTGAACAAAATGCCTGACCTcactaaaacaaacacacacgtCTCTGCCCTGATTTAAACTCCTTCTGCAAACCCCTTCAGTGGTTCTACACTGCCTGATCGGCTCTGCACACAATCCTCACTAGGGATTATACGTTCTCTACCTTCCAGCCCAACTCACCCGTGTTAGGGTTCCAGCCAGACTGGACTATGCtgtgttctctctgcctagaatgctcccCACACCTCCACCCCAGAATCCTATCTACTATCAAATGCCATCCGCCACATGAGGTCTTTCTtattccctcctttctccttcttgaTACTTATCCACAGTTACTTGCAAATTTATTCCCTGCTACTGTGAGCTTCTTAGAATCAGAGACCCACTAAAGGCCAAGCACCAGACCTTACACGTGGGAGCTGCCTAATTAGAAATCAAGTGTGGAGCAAGAGAAAGACTGAGACAGTATTAAATGGGAGGGATGAGAAAGGACTGATGTCGAAGAGTTGCTTACAGATTCTCCTCCTCCAGGAGCTGTACTTTGTTCTGTAGCTCCAGATTCTGGGCTGTGTATTTCAGAACCCTGGAGGAATAACAGGGATGTGGGGGCATGGCCTGTATCCACCCTTAAAAAACCTAACACTTCCAATTACCTCTGTTCTCTCCACCCCCGAGTTCCGCTCCCTTTTATACCTGCTCTCTAAACGCCCCACATACACCTTCTTCTTTCTGCGGCTCTCTTGAGCAGACTTTTTGTTTCGAATCTTCCTCCGCACTCGTTTCAGAACTTGTTCCTCCATCtgagagaagacaggaaaagggGTATCATCCGAGGAACATTAGACCAAAGAGTTTGAAGGCAACTGAGTTCGATCTTCCCAATGTGGAAATTCCTTCTACAGCTTCCCTGACCAACAGGCACTCTGCTTCTGTCTGAGTGCCTCTGAGGACCAGTTGTTAATGCCCTCACAAGCCAAGCCACTGTAACAAttttattaactaaaaaaaaacttccttatTGTGAGCCAACATCTGCCTCTATTATTTCTACCTATTAGACTTACCTAGCACCTGATCTCTGGGGCTGTAATAGAACAAAGGTCTTTAGCTATTTAAAAGCACTTGACATTtattcagagttttaaaaaaactggGCAAAAAACAACTCATCATCATATCTACTCTTCGCAGGATGGACTGCATCCTCTTAATATCTGTAAAAGATCGGGGCTCAAAACTGGACACTAAGATGCTTTCTGGCCAGTAAAAAGGAGAGCAAGATGGTTACTGCCCTTCTAGCAGCAACACTGTTAGTTTACTGGTATCCGACGATACAGCTTCCAAACTCCATTCACTTTGTTAGTAGCCATATCACACTGTTGACTCaacctgtacttttcttttttcacagcttgtggaatcttagttccctgaccagggattgaaccctggccctcagcagtgaaagcacagagtcctaaccactggactgccaaggaattccctcaaCTTGTACTTTTAAGAACTTAAAATTCTTTTAACCTTTCTGTTAATGAACATTGATTTCATCACAGTATCACAATGCTGTGCATGTGAAGCCACCACTCACTGCTTGAAAATCGGGATTTTACACTTATTCTTGTTATACTACTCAATCCAGCCTTGATGAACCTTAATACTTAATTCTACTATTCAGCTATAGGTAGATTAGTGCTAAACCAGTGAAATATAAGTGTCAGGGACCCATGCTTGCACAGTACTTTCCAAATCCCTTTACTAATATTACCCTGATAATTctgaatttttacttaaaaagcaCACCAAACTTTGTACAAGCCCTGCAAAACCACCATCTGCCCTTGCACCCAGCACACTAACTACATGCTCCAGCTTCCTAGTAACAACAAATGTGCTAATCTCTCACCTCAGTTCTTTTTCAAGTTACTGATATAAAATTAACAGAACTGGCCTACTTGGGACTCACAACCCTCCTCCAATGGGAGTCTTACCTTAGTAAGAGGAAGCGTCCCAGGCAGGGTAAGCCCCTCCTTCTCCAAGAGCCTCTTCTCCTCCTCAGTCAGTATTAGCCTAGCAGTCTCCTGGGGTTCCTGAGAGGTGGGCAGCAGAGTTGCAAAGGGATGTCAGAAACGAATGGGGAATCCTGCCCCAACCCGTGCAATGCGGGGAATAATCCTCCTGTAAATCAAGTCAAGTACCTGCTCTGCCGGCTCCTCCACATGCAATGGAGTCATCTGAGCCCCCTCTTCTCCATATCTCTCAGTATCTGAAAAAGGGAAAGTATGAATAGCCAGGCCCGTGAGtcctctcctccccccaaacTTCACTTATTACAGACTTACCTAGATCTATGGAGACATGCTCCCGTGAGAGAGAATAGGTGTGATCATGGTGGACAAGACAGGGGTTAGAATTGCTGAAAACGGTCAACGATGCTGGGGGACTCGGCAGGCAGCTCAGGAAATCCTCTACGTCCCAATTGCTCAGAGCCTGCATAGGGTTCAGATTAACAGGCTTTAACCTATCACCTCCCACTGCCTCAGGGACACATCCCACAACCGGCCCCGGGCCTCCCCGACTCAGACCCCTACCCACCTCAAAAAGTGGCAGCTCCCAACCCAGCGGAGCCTCCAAGCCCTCATCGGGCGCCGCCACCAAACCTCCGCTTTCCTCTAGCAAAAAGCCCAGCAGGTCATGGTCACCCGGGTCCAACGCCAGCTCCATATGAGACATCTACGGAAAGGATGTGCAGAAACGCAGGAGTTCACCCCTCCACCCGGCCCCAATCCCCAACCCTACGCGCGACCCGGACCGTCAGTCGACCCCACCTATAGGCTCCTCAGCGGGGTTTTCCTCTTAGCTGCTAGCAGGGTCTCTGAAAACGGACCCGCCTCCCAGACTCGATTCCCCGCAACTTCCAACACAACACAAGTGACGCACCTACCCGAGAGGCATTCCGGGACTTGGAGTTCCCCCCGACGCGGAAGCGGCGTCGGTGCGCGCCACGTCCCGGGCGCTATGCAAATAGAGGGTACGTGCCTGCCGCCCCCTCACTCCCTGGGGGCGGGCATTCTGGGGAACCGACCCCGCCTTCTCCCCGGGCTAGAAGAAGGAAGGATTAGAGCCTAAAAGGGAACTCCGGCGCAGTTCGGGCGCCTTCTCTGGCTGCGCCGCACCCTCGTTTCCTGCCGGGGAGGGGCTGCCGGTAGTCGGCGGGCTCCCGAGCATCGAGAGCTGGAGCCAGAGCAGCTTCCTGCAGCCCCCGCGACCATAGAGCGCGGGCCCAGGGCGCCGCCCGCGGGTGGGGGACGTTCCCGGGACGGAAGTGGCCGAGAGAGTGTCGAAGAGAGGGCGAGGCCGGAGCCTGAGAGCCACCCGGAGAACGAGAGGGTTAGCGGACCAGCGGGCGGGGCACAGAGCCGGGCAGCGCAGGTAGGGAGGACCGGGCGAGCTGGGGCTTCGGGGTGGGGCTGCGAGGCCAGGTCCGGGAGGCGGGTGGGCGGGCGGGGCCGCTGACTCTTCTGCGTCTGTTTCGGGTCCTGTTGGAGAGATCAGCGTCCAGTGTATCTCCATGCTCGGAGTTAAAGAGGCCGTTTTTCAGGAGCCAGGCCCTTCCTGGGAGCAGATGAGTTTGGGGGAGGGCGAGGAGTGGATGGCAGTGTGGCGCAGGGCGGGGATCGGCTTTGAGGTTAGTTGATAGCGGGTGAGTAGGAACACATTGGGTGAGTTGCGGATTAGGTGGAGTTGGGTTTAGGAGTTAAGGTTAGCTTTTGGAGTTATAAAACCGGGGTTAAAATTTAGATTTATTAGTGTGAGTCAGGTGTGTTTTGTGTAGGTGAAGTTTGGATTAAgagcattat
Proteins encoded in this region:
- the CREB3 gene encoding LOW QUALITY PROTEIN: cyclic AMP-responsive element-binding protein 3 (The sequence of the model RefSeq protein was modified relative to this genomic sequence to represent the inferred CDS: deleted 1 base in 1 codon), whose translation is MSHMELALDPGDHDLLGFLLEESGGLVAAPDEGLEAPLGWELPLFEALSNWDVEDFLSCLPSPPASLTVFSNSNPCLVHHDHTYSLSREHVSIDLDTERYGEEGAQMTPLHVEEPAEQEPQETARLILTEEEKRLLEKEGLTLPGTLPLTKMEEQVLKRVRRKIRNKKSAQESRRKKKVYVGRLESRVLKYTAQNLELQNKVQLLEEENLSLLDQLRRLQAMMIQTANKASSGSTCVLVLLFSFCLLFVPVMYSSDTRGSLPAERGVLSRQLRALPSEDPPQLELPALQSEVPKDSLDHELQAPSNSCCLFYHMPQAPSTEPPLKLTLPDSFSASSCPGPISPLHANLTSEGGWLLPTAPRSVILPGRYSG